The genomic segment GTGGGTGCTCAGGATTGCGCGGCGGAAACTGGCTTCGGTGCGTTGACTGGCGAAGAGTCTCCTTCTCAGTTGGCTGATGCGGGCTGTAGATGGGTGTTGGTTGGTCATTCCGAGCGGCGCATGATTCTGGGCGAAAGCGACGAAGTGGTAAGTAAGAAATTCTCGGCAGCATTGGAGTGCGGAATGACTCCGGTGTTGTGTTTGGGTGAGACGCTCGAGCAGCGTCAGTCTGAACAGACTTTAGAAGTGGTTGGCCGTCAGCTGGCTCGCATAGTTGCTGACGCCGGGATTGCCGCTTTCGAGCGGGCTGTTGTAGCGTACGAGCCGGTCTGGGCGATAGGTACCGGGCTTACAGCAACGCCGCAGCAGGCCCAGGAAGTGCATGCGGCTATTCGAGAGCAGCTGGCGCGTGAAGATCAACGTATTGCCGATGGTGTGCGTCTTCTCTATGGCGGCAGCGTAAAGGCGGATAATGCCGCCGAGCTTTTCGGGATGGCTGATATCGATGGGGGGCTCATCGGTGGGGCTTCTCTGAACGCGAATGATTTCGGCGCGATCTGTCGTGCCGCAGGGAACTGATCAGATGTTGCAGACTGTTGTGATTGTGGTGCATCTGCTGGTTGCCATTGGTGTGGTTGCGCTGGTGTTGCTGCAGCAAGGTAAAGGCGCAGATGCGGGTGCTTCCTTTGGTTCGGGTGCTTCGGCAACTGTTTTCGGAAGCCAAGGTTCCGCTACCTTTCTTAGTCGGTTTACTGCTATACTTGCCGGCGTTTTTTTTGTGACGAGTTTAGGGTTGGCATTCTTCGCAACGCGGCAAGCCGATCAGATGTCGCAGGCGGGTTTGCCTGATCCAGCGGTGCTGGAAGTCCCGGCTAGCAAGCCGGCAGTTGAAGATGTACCTGTTCTGGACGCTTCTCCATCCGCACCTAGTGCAGACGAGGTTCCTCAAGTCCAGGAGCAGAAGTAAAAGGTTTTTGCCGAGGTGGTGGAATTGGTAGACACGCTACCTTGAGGTGGTAGTGGCCATAGGCTGTAGGGGTTCGAGTCCCCTCCTCGGTACCAAACAAGCAGGCCCGCGAACGCGGGCTTTCTTGTTTTCAGTGTTTGGGTTGACCTATTTTAGGCGCGGTCGTATAATTCGTGCCCAGTTTGACGCGGGGTGGAGCAGTCTGGTAGCTCGTCGGGCTCATAACCCGAAGGTCGTTGGTTCAAATCCAGCCCCCGCAACCAGTGATGAAAAGCCCCTATCGAGGGGCTTTTTATTAGGCTTCAAGCCAGGTCGCCGGCATCTACAGGCGATCATTAGGGATGGGCGTTTCGCCCATTTTTCATTTGTACGGCATGCACGAGGGACTTCGATGTCGAGCAAGCTAGAACAGTTGCAGGCCTTGTTGGCCCCGGTGGTCGAGGCGCTCGGCTATCAATGCTGGGGTATCGAATTCATTTCGCAGGGTCGGCATTCCTTATTGAGGGTCTATATCGATCATTCAAACGGAATTCTTGTCGACGATTGTGAAAAGGTCAGCCGCCAGCTTAGCGGTGTGCTCGACGTCGAAGACCCGATCAGCTCCGATTACACCCTTGAGGTGTCCTCGCCTGGTATGGATCGGCCGCTGTTCACGCTTGAACAGTACGCGGCGCACGTGGGCGAACAGGTAAAAATAAAGCTGCGCTCGCCCTTCGAGGGTCGGCGCAATTTCCAGGGTCTTTTGCGCGGGATCGAGGAGCAGGATGTGGTGGTGCTAGTCGATGATCACGAATATCTATTGCCGATCGACATGATCGACAAGACCAACATAATTCCCCGTTTTGAGTGAATCGCGGATCCCGCGGACCCCAATGGATTGCGAAAGGCGAGGCGTACGATGAGCAAAGAAGTACTGCTAGTTGTGGAGTCGGTATCCAACGAAAAAGGCGTGCCGGCCGGTGTGATCTTCGAGGCGTTGGAGCTGGCTTTGG from the Stutzerimonas stutzeri genome contains:
- the tpiA gene encoding triose-phosphate isomerase, whose translation is MRRPLVAGNWKMNGTRASVAELIEALRQQEIPTAVEMVVFPSCLHLERVVSGLEGEAIAVGAQDCAAETGFGALTGEESPSQLADAGCRWVLVGHSERRMILGESDEVVSKKFSAALECGMTPVLCLGETLEQRQSEQTLEVVGRQLARIVADAGIAAFERAVVAYEPVWAIGTGLTATPQQAQEVHAAIREQLAREDQRIADGVRLLYGGSVKADNAAELFGMADIDGGLIGGASLNANDFGAICRAAGN
- the secG gene encoding preprotein translocase subunit SecG, translated to MLQTVVIVVHLLVAIGVVALVLLQQGKGADAGASFGSGASATVFGSQGSATFLSRFTAILAGVFFVTSLGLAFFATRQADQMSQAGLPDPAVLEVPASKPAVEDVPVLDASPSAPSADEVPQVQEQK
- the rimP gene encoding ribosome maturation factor RimP, which gives rise to MSSKLEQLQALLAPVVEALGYQCWGIEFISQGRHSLLRVYIDHSNGILVDDCEKVSRQLSGVLDVEDPISSDYTLEVSSPGMDRPLFTLEQYAAHVGEQVKIKLRSPFEGRRNFQGLLRGIEEQDVVVLVDDHEYLLPIDMIDKTNIIPRFE